One window of Dyadobacter sandarakinus genomic DNA carries:
- a CDS encoding glycosyltransferase family 2 protein, which produces MSYLLSIVMPAYNEQDCIEKVVTNWTDFLKHRFPEDRTTLIVINDGSKDNTQVLLDQLSPKIPNLTVVHQKNGGHGNAVVNGYRKALALGSDYVFQTDSDDQFITSDFNKLWERKDQSEFVLGYREIRHDAGVRLFITKFLRSTIALVYGTYILDSNIPFRLIKGSFLKKLMAQLPDPEPFAPNIFLAVMAKKSGQQLFDIPITHKDRETGTVSIVKWNLWKVCIRSFKELLRFRLELNRKVRAIRA; this is translated from the coding sequence TGTATTGAAAAGGTAGTTACCAACTGGACAGATTTTCTTAAACATAGATTTCCCGAAGATCGCACTACACTTATCGTTATCAACGACGGCTCAAAGGACAACACACAGGTACTTTTGGACCAGCTTTCTCCCAAAATCCCTAACCTGACCGTCGTACACCAGAAAAATGGAGGGCATGGCAATGCGGTTGTCAATGGTTACCGCAAGGCACTGGCGCTCGGATCTGATTACGTTTTCCAGACCGACAGTGACGACCAGTTTATCACATCCGATTTCAACAAGCTCTGGGAACGCAAAGACCAGTCGGAGTTCGTACTTGGTTACCGGGAAATCCGCCACGATGCCGGCGTACGGCTGTTTATCACTAAATTCCTCCGTAGTACCATTGCACTGGTTTACGGCACCTATATACTCGACAGCAATATCCCCTTTCGCCTGATCAAAGGCTCGTTCCTCAAAAAGCTGATGGCTCAGCTTCCTGATCCTGAACCATTTGCACCAAATATTTTTCTGGCTGTGATGGCCAAAAAATCAGGACAGCAACTGTTTGACATTCCGATCACCCATAAAGACAGGGAGACGGGCACTGTATCCATTGTGAAGTGGAACCTTTGGAAAGTTTGCATCCGGAGCTTTAAAGAATTGCTGCGGTTCCGCCTGGAACTTAATCGGAAAGTCAGGGCGATCCGTGCTTAA
- a CDS encoding cation:proton antiporter, with translation MELYYSFSALIVLSAIFSYINSRFLKLPSSIGIMVIALIVSLGLIATDSVFPRTFIRISSLIESVDLTEILMGAMLNFLLFAGAIHLHLEDLREQRAPVIIFSTVSVVISTFIVGTLMYYFLGWIGLHVPMLQCLVFGALISPTDPIAVLGILKQAGVPKSLETKIAGESLFNDGMAVVVFILLLALARGEDVNTSLSGIATLFAKEALGGIALGLLLGFVGSKMIYRVDGYNVHVLITLAIVMGGHLAAQAMHMSGPLAMVAAGLVVGNYGKDPGAVSDTERDYIDKFWELIDEILNAILFLIIGFELLLIPDLKQYIWVGIAAIVIVLFARFVSIYIPVRLIPFRTRFGKKSITILVWGGLRGGVSIALALSIDNDLNQDLFLSVTYFVVLFSIIVQGLTVGKLTARMTEHAEALAQE, from the coding sequence ATGGAGCTGTATTACTCTTTTTCCGCGCTGATAGTACTCTCGGCTATATTTTCCTACATCAACTCACGCTTTCTGAAACTGCCGTCATCCATAGGCATTATGGTGATTGCGCTCATTGTTTCCCTGGGCCTGATTGCCACAGACAGTGTTTTTCCCAGAACTTTTATCCGGATCAGCTCGCTGATTGAAAGCGTTGACCTCACGGAAATATTAATGGGTGCTATGCTCAATTTTCTTCTTTTCGCAGGTGCGATCCACCTGCATCTGGAAGATTTGCGCGAGCAGCGTGCTCCGGTAATTATCTTCTCGACGGTGAGCGTGGTAATTTCCACGTTTATCGTAGGTACTTTAATGTACTATTTTCTTGGCTGGATCGGGCTGCATGTGCCTATGCTGCAATGCCTGGTTTTTGGTGCATTGATTTCCCCGACCGATCCCATTGCCGTACTGGGGATCTTAAAACAGGCCGGAGTGCCCAAGTCGCTGGAAACAAAGATCGCCGGCGAGTCCCTTTTTAATGACGGTATGGCGGTGGTGGTATTCATCCTTTTGCTGGCACTTGCCAGGGGTGAAGACGTAAATACTTCCCTGAGCGGCATTGCCACGCTTTTTGCCAAGGAGGCACTTGGCGGCATTGCGCTCGGGCTGCTGCTTGGGTTTGTCGGTTCCAAGATGATTTACCGGGTTGACGGGTACAACGTGCATGTGCTGATTACCCTGGCCATTGTGATGGGCGGACACCTCGCTGCACAAGCCATGCACATGTCGGGTCCGCTGGCGATGGTAGCTGCTGGGCTGGTCGTCGGTAACTATGGCAAGGATCCGGGTGCGGTTTCCGATACGGAGCGCGACTACATCGACAAGTTCTGGGAGCTGATCGATGAAATCCTGAATGCAATCCTATTCCTGATCATCGGCTTTGAGCTCCTCCTGATCCCCGATCTGAAACAATACATATGGGTTGGGATTGCAGCGATCGTGATTGTACTGTTTGCGCGGTTCGTATCGATTTACATTCCCGTCCGGCTGATTCCGTTCCGTACGCGTTTTGGTAAAAAATCGATTACCATTCTGGTTTGGGGAGGGCTGAGAGGTGGCGTTTCGATTGCACTTGCCTTATCCATTGATAATGATCTGAATCAGGACCTCTTCCTTTCCGTCACGTATTTTGTGGTGCTTTTTTCCATTATCGTGCAGGGCCTGACCGTGGGGAAGCTTACAGCGAGGATGACCGAGCATGCCGAAGCACTCGCTCAGGAATGA
- a CDS encoding lipase family protein → MDITSTAGRKAAAAFVTLLCICCLQPLQAQTGLKPGFDRAEYVELSRIHVLLYDTLTFPGKKKLPLPAHFQRVYRSEVIGLDNRWELWKYGNVAAINLRGTTKSPVGWLENFYAAMVPAKGELKLADNFTFKYQLASHPRAAVHVGWLIGTAFLANEIVPKIDSCYKAGIKEYLIMGHSQGGAISYLLTAHLYQLQKDGRLPADMRFKTYSSASPKAGNAFFAYEYEAKVAGGWGFNVINSADWVPELPFSVQTLSDFNNTNPFKNIEGIIREQKLLKRIALKHAYKQMKNPSEKAQRNYQKYLGNFASKSVVKNLPGYQPPAYFPSNNYVRIGPTIMLLADDAYYAEYPDSDKEIFIHHHPQAYLYLLERSKY, encoded by the coding sequence ATGGATATTACTTCTACTGCCGGCCGGAAAGCCGCAGCCGCATTTGTCACCCTGCTATGTATCTGCTGTCTGCAGCCCCTGCAAGCCCAGACCGGGTTGAAGCCAGGGTTTGACCGGGCAGAGTACGTGGAACTATCGCGGATACACGTATTGCTCTACGACACGCTGACCTTTCCGGGTAAAAAGAAGTTGCCGCTACCGGCTCATTTTCAGCGGGTATACCGCTCGGAGGTAATTGGTCTGGATAACCGGTGGGAACTGTGGAAGTATGGGAATGTGGCCGCCATTAATTTGCGCGGTACCACAAAAAGCCCTGTGGGCTGGCTGGAAAACTTTTATGCGGCAATGGTCCCTGCCAAAGGAGAACTTAAACTGGCCGACAACTTTACATTCAAATACCAGCTGGCCTCCCACCCGCGCGCAGCCGTGCATGTGGGCTGGCTGATCGGCACGGCATTTCTTGCCAATGAAATCGTGCCCAAAATAGACAGCTGCTACAAGGCCGGAATTAAGGAATACCTGATCATGGGACATAGCCAGGGCGGGGCGATCTCTTACCTGCTGACCGCCCATTTGTACCAGCTGCAAAAAGACGGGAGATTGCCTGCCGACATGCGTTTCAAAACGTACAGCAGTGCCAGCCCCAAGGCAGGTAATGCATTTTTTGCCTATGAATATGAAGCGAAAGTGGCGGGAGGCTGGGGCTTTAACGTCATCAATTCGGCCGACTGGGTACCCGAACTTCCTTTCTCAGTACAGACGCTGAGCGACTTCAACAATACGAATCCGTTTAAAAACATTGAAGGCATTATCAGGGAGCAAAAACTGCTGAAACGCATTGCATTAAAGCATGCCTACAAGCAAATGAAAAACCCGAGTGAAAAAGCGCAGCGGAACTACCAGAAATACCTGGGCAATTTTGCTTCCAAATCGGTCGTGAAAAACCTGCCCGGGTACCAGCCGCCGGCTTACTTCCCGAGTAACAATTATGTACGCATCGGGCCGACGATTATGCTGCTGGCCGACGACGCCTACTATGCCGAGTATCCCGACTCGGATAAGGAGATTTTTATTCACCATCACCCCCAGGCGTACCTTTACCTGCTGGAACGCTCTAAATACTGA
- a CDS encoding M14 family metallopeptidase → MRLLITLCLLLGSVPAFTQYLTRFEQSSGRQTATYEEGIAFYKTLAKHFPQVRMTEKGLTDSGKPLHLVLYSSSKVFDLKKLRAEGKTILLINNAIHPGEPDGVDASMMLLRDLLIHPARYPEAKNVVIAIIPFYNIGGALNRNSTTRTNQNGPETYGFRGNARNYDLNRDFIKSDTRNARCFASVFHELDPDLLADTHVSNGADYQYVMTLDYTQKDKLGGKLGDFNNQVFLPFMYKHLKTAGYEATPYVNAWGQTPDKGFVQFPDWPRYSTGYAALFHTIGVMTETHMLKPYEQRVKSTYAYLLGNIRFLAEHGRSLAKLRTEAKEAVKTQEKFAVTWQVDKSINTQIDFKGYEAEYLPSKVSGTERLYYNRQKPFTKTIPFYDTYKPLDEVTRPAAYIVPQGWHHVIALLQLNGVMMKQLEKDAELEVETYHITHTETAKVPFEGHYWHTDVALRTETGKVGFRKGDWYIPVNQWTNRYIIETLEPKGVDSFFKWNFFDTILQAKEHFSSYVFEDLAAELLDKRPALKQELEAKRQSDTTFAKDGNAQLAYIYEHSEYSEKEYMRYPVFRLMKEIRTGNPD, encoded by the coding sequence ATGCGCTTGCTGATTACCCTGTGCCTGCTGCTCGGGTCTGTTCCTGCTTTTACCCAGTACCTGACCCGGTTTGAACAAAGCAGCGGCAGGCAAACCGCCACCTATGAGGAGGGCATTGCATTTTATAAAACACTGGCGAAGCATTTTCCTCAGGTACGCATGACGGAAAAGGGCCTTACCGACTCAGGCAAGCCGCTGCACCTGGTGCTGTATTCCAGCAGTAAAGTGTTCGACCTCAAAAAACTCAGAGCGGAAGGCAAAACCATCCTGCTCATCAACAATGCGATCCATCCGGGAGAACCTGACGGCGTAGATGCGTCCATGATGCTCCTGCGCGACCTGCTGATCCATCCTGCCAGGTACCCCGAAGCAAAAAATGTCGTCATCGCGATCATTCCTTTTTACAACATCGGCGGTGCATTGAACCGTAACTCAACCACCCGTACCAACCAGAACGGCCCCGAAACATATGGCTTTCGCGGCAATGCGAGGAATTATGACCTGAACCGGGATTTTATCAAAAGTGATACGCGCAATGCCCGGTGTTTTGCCTCTGTTTTCCATGAGCTTGATCCCGACCTGCTGGCCGATACGCACGTCAGCAACGGGGCCGACTACCAGTATGTGATGACCCTGGATTATACGCAAAAAGACAAGCTGGGCGGCAAGCTGGGTGATTTCAATAACCAGGTTTTTTTACCTTTTATGTACAAACACCTGAAAACAGCGGGCTATGAGGCGACACCTTATGTAAATGCGTGGGGGCAAACGCCGGACAAGGGCTTTGTACAATTCCCTGACTGGCCGCGCTACTCCACGGGCTACGCGGCGCTCTTTCATACCATTGGGGTGATGACCGAGACGCATATGCTGAAACCCTATGAACAGCGTGTAAAGTCTACCTATGCCTACCTGCTGGGCAATATCCGCTTTTTGGCTGAACATGGCCGGTCGCTGGCGAAGCTGCGAACAGAGGCGAAAGAGGCTGTGAAAACGCAGGAGAAATTTGCCGTCACCTGGCAGGTTGATAAAAGTATAAATACACAGATCGATTTTAAGGGATACGAGGCCGAATACCTTCCGAGCAAGGTCAGCGGTACAGAAAGGCTTTATTACAACAGGCAAAAACCTTTTACAAAAACAATCCCTTTTTACGACACCTACAAACCCCTGGATGAAGTTACCAGGCCTGCTGCCTACATTGTTCCGCAAGGCTGGCACCACGTGATTGCCTTGCTTCAACTCAATGGCGTGATGATGAAACAGCTTGAAAAAGATGCGGAACTGGAAGTAGAAACATACCACATTACGCACACAGAAACTGCGAAAGTGCCCTTTGAAGGTCACTACTGGCATACGGATGTCGCACTCCGGACCGAGACCGGCAAGGTTGGCTTCCGGAAGGGAGACTGGTACATACCGGTAAATCAATGGACAAACCGCTACATCATCGAAACACTGGAACCCAAAGGGGTGGACTCGTTTTTCAAGTGGAATTTCTTCGATACCATTTTACAGGCTAAAGAGCATTTTTCCAGTTACGTGTTTGAAGACCTGGCAGCAGAGCTGCTTGACAAAAGACCTGCATTGAAGCAGGAACTGGAAGCAAAACGCCAGTCGGACACCACCTTTGCAAAGGATGGTAATGCCCAACTGGCGTACATTTACGAGCATTCCGAGTATAGCGAAAAGGAGTACATGCGTTATCCCGTTTTTCGTCTGATGAAGGAGATCAGAACCGGAAACCCAGATTGA
- a CDS encoding DEAD/DEAH box helicase, with product MTFQDLKLIEPVLRALQEEGYTTPTPIQAKAIPIVLQRKDLLGCAQTGTGKTAAFAIPIIQLIQENPVEKFERSRIRALILTPTRELAIQIGESFSAYGRHTDVRHTVIFGGVGQKPQTDALQRGVDVLIATPGRLLDLINQGFVKLNQLEFFILDEADRMLDMGFVHDVKKILKLLPAKRQSLFFSATMPPSIITLAGTILRNPVKVEVTPISSTADTIRQSVFYVNKSDKNMLLLHILSDKTIATALVFTRTKHGADKVVKALRKAGVTSEAIHGNKSQNARQTALKNFKSQETRVLVATDIAARGIDVDDLTHVINYEIPNIPETYVHRIGRTGRAGAKGVAFSFCDVEERPYLKDIHKLIAKNIPVVNDHPYATSR from the coding sequence ATGACATTTCAAGATTTAAAGCTCATTGAGCCCGTTCTCAGGGCTCTGCAAGAAGAAGGATACACCACTCCCACCCCCATTCAGGCCAAGGCGATCCCTATTGTTCTTCAAAGAAAAGATTTGCTCGGCTGTGCACAGACCGGTACCGGCAAAACAGCCGCTTTTGCGATCCCGATTATTCAGCTGATCCAGGAAAATCCTGTTGAAAAATTTGAACGGAGCCGCATACGTGCATTAATACTCACCCCGACCCGCGAGCTCGCGATCCAGATCGGGGAAAGCTTCAGTGCTTACGGCCGTCATACGGATGTGAGGCATACCGTTATTTTCGGCGGAGTAGGCCAGAAACCGCAGACGGATGCATTGCAGAGAGGTGTAGATGTGCTTATCGCTACGCCCGGCCGCTTGCTCGACCTCATTAACCAAGGGTTTGTCAAGTTAAACCAGCTCGAATTTTTCATTCTTGACGAAGCCGACCGCATGCTGGATATGGGCTTTGTGCATGATGTGAAAAAAATACTGAAGCTTTTGCCCGCCAAACGGCAGTCGCTTTTCTTTTCGGCTACCATGCCGCCATCCATTATTACGCTGGCAGGTACCATATTAAGAAATCCGGTAAAAGTGGAGGTTACCCCCATTTCTTCTACCGCAGATACGATCCGGCAGTCTGTTTTTTATGTAAATAAATCAGACAAAAACATGCTGCTCCTACACATACTGAGTGATAAAACCATTGCAACTGCGCTCGTATTTACCCGCACCAAACATGGCGCAGACAAAGTGGTGAAAGCATTGCGCAAGGCAGGTGTGACCTCGGAGGCCATTCACGGCAACAAGTCGCAGAATGCACGACAAACTGCATTGAAAAACTTCAAAAGCCAGGAAACGCGCGTGCTGGTAGCGACCGACATTGCCGCCCGCGGCATTGACGTGGATGATCTGACGCACGTGATCAACTATGAAATTCCGAATATTCCCGAAACATACGTTCACCGCATTGGCCGGACGGGTCGTGCCGGTGCCAAAGGAGTGGCATTTTCATTCTGTGACGTGGAAGAACGCCCGTACCTGAAAGACATTCACAAGCTGATTGCCAAAAACATTCCCGTCGTGAATGATCATCCCTACGCTACGAGCAGGTAA
- a CDS encoding rhodanese-like domain-containing protein: MSERQTFSDIDLATARKLAANPGAMLVDVRENWEFEEFNEGGINIPLAEIRNRRDLVRDCDTIIVICTNGVRSRVAAMDYCRVPEWAEKKIFHVKGGILEAE, encoded by the coding sequence ATGAGCGAAAGACAGACTTTCTCTGACATTGATCTGGCCACTGCCAGGAAGCTTGCCGCAAATCCCGGCGCGATGCTGGTGGATGTGCGTGAAAACTGGGAGTTTGAGGAATTTAATGAAGGTGGCATCAATATTCCGCTGGCCGAAATCAGGAACAGGCGCGACCTGGTCCGGGACTGTGACACCATCATCGTGATCTGTACCAATGGAGTTAGAAGCAGAGTGGCTGCAATGGATTACTGCCGTGTTCCCGAGTGGGCGGAAAAAAAGATTTTCCACGTAAAAGGAGGCATTCTGGAAGCAGAATAA
- the dapF gene encoding diaminopimelate epimerase: MKIRFYKYQGTGNDFVMIDDRDKTFPVSQQLVASICHRRFGIGSDGLILLQNEPGYDFRMVYFNADGGEGSMCGNGGRCVVRFAHDLGIFTGDTRFIAVDGEHEATVSGDTIRLKMSPVSAIQRFEDHDFLNTGSPHYVTYVDHVDEADVTGQGSEIRYGSVYGPQGGTNVNFVEVIGTEHLSVRTYERGVEDETFSCGTGVTACALSAHLRYGWGSPVTVETIGGTLSVAYSETPTGFDQVFLTGPAVRVFEGELAI; the protein is encoded by the coding sequence ATGAAGATCCGATTTTACAAATACCAGGGTACGGGTAATGATTTTGTCATGATTGACGATCGCGACAAGACTTTCCCGGTTTCACAGCAGCTGGTTGCTTCTATTTGCCACCGCCGCTTCGGTATAGGCTCCGATGGATTGATCCTTTTGCAAAATGAGCCGGGCTATGATTTCCGCATGGTGTACTTCAATGCTGACGGGGGTGAAGGGAGCATGTGTGGAAACGGCGGCCGCTGCGTGGTACGTTTTGCGCATGATCTCGGGATTTTTACAGGCGATACCCGCTTTATAGCTGTCGACGGTGAACATGAAGCCACCGTTTCCGGCGATACCATCCGGCTTAAAATGTCGCCTGTTTCTGCTATTCAGCGCTTTGAGGATCATGATTTTCTGAATACAGGATCGCCGCACTATGTTACTTACGTTGATCATGTTGACGAAGCTGATGTAACCGGGCAGGGCAGCGAGATCCGCTATGGTTCGGTGTACGGCCCTCAGGGTGGTACCAATGTAAACTTTGTGGAAGTGATCGGAACTGAGCACCTGAGTGTCAGGACCTACGAGCGCGGCGTGGAAGATGAAACTTTCTCCTGCGGTACCGGCGTAACCGCCTGCGCATTATCAGCCCACCTTCGTTACGGCTGGGGCAGTCCTGTCACGGTAGAAACCATTGGCGGAACGCTATCAGTAGCATACAGCGAAACGCCCACCGGGTTTGATCAAGTATTTCTGACCGGTCCGGCAGTCAGGGTTTTCGAGGGCGAGCTTGCGATCTGA
- the rplS gene encoding 50S ribosomal protein L19, protein MSDLIKLVEATIENRTAEFPEFGSGDTINVHVKIREGNKERVQQFQGTVIQRRNVKSSGETFTVRKISNGVGVERVFPILSPSIAKIELIRRGKVRRARLFFLRGRQGKAARIKELKKA, encoded by the coding sequence ATGAGCGACCTTATCAAACTCGTAGAAGCAACGATTGAAAATCGTACTGCCGAGTTTCCTGAATTTGGTTCAGGCGACACCATTAACGTTCACGTGAAAATCCGCGAGGGTAACAAAGAGCGTGTTCAGCAATTCCAGGGTACTGTCATCCAGCGCCGGAATGTTAAATCCAGCGGTGAGACTTTCACAGTCCGCAAGATCTCCAATGGTGTAGGTGTGGAGCGTGTGTTCCCGATCCTTTCACCAAGTATTGCCAAAATTGAACTTATCCGCCGTGGTAAAGTACGTCGTGCGCGTCTGTTCTTCCTGCGTGGCCGTCAAGGCAAAGCTGCTCGTATCAAGGAGCTTAAAAAGGCTTAA
- a CDS encoding NAD(P)H-hydrate dehydratase, with the protein MKIFNAQQIRDWDAYTIAHEPVSSLDLMERASQAFVKWFCNQFVQTRPVWVFCGKGNNGGDGLAIARILSTGGYDVQVYTIDYPGKASADYSANLERLKSHITPTQIAAITDFPEVPEQVVCIDALLGTGLSRPVEGLLSEIIVKLNSLTNKIVSVDIASGLYTDQSNAQDDVIVKPHFTVTFQCPKLSFMMPQNAHFTGSWHVVPIGLSEEYAQQTPASYYFTEKKAAETRIQPRQKFSHKGTFGHALLVAGSFGKMGAAVLSGKACLRSGAGLLTMHVPACGYEIMQISLPEAMTTVDKHEKINTQLPELDAYSAVGIGPGIGKEQPTVELVEKLLDTIGVPLLIDADALNILSENRQLLDKLPAKTILTPHPKEFQRLAGDSSNEFERLEAGRQFAIRHQVIICLKGANTAVILSNGDVHFNSTGNAGMATGGTGDVLSGIITSLLAQKYPAEDAAILGVYEHGLAGDRAAARRGQSALIASDVVEYLGW; encoded by the coding sequence ATGAAGATATTCAATGCACAGCAGATCCGCGATTGGGATGCCTACACGATTGCGCACGAACCTGTTTCCTCACTGGACCTGATGGAACGCGCTTCTCAGGCGTTTGTAAAATGGTTTTGCAACCAGTTTGTCCAGACCAGGCCCGTATGGGTTTTCTGTGGAAAGGGCAACAACGGAGGCGACGGGCTGGCCATCGCGAGGATCCTCAGCACCGGCGGGTATGATGTGCAGGTTTATACGATTGATTATCCCGGCAAAGCCTCCGCTGACTATTCAGCAAACCTGGAAAGGCTGAAATCACATATAACTCCCACGCAGATAGCAGCAATTACCGACTTTCCGGAAGTTCCTGAGCAGGTTGTTTGCATTGATGCCTTGCTGGGAACAGGCTTGTCGCGCCCGGTGGAAGGTTTGCTTTCGGAAATTATTGTCAAACTCAATTCTCTAACCAACAAGATTGTATCCGTAGACATAGCCAGCGGGCTCTACACCGACCAGAGTAATGCCCAGGATGATGTAATTGTCAAGCCTCATTTTACGGTCACGTTCCAGTGTCCCAAGTTGTCTTTCATGATGCCGCAGAATGCGCATTTTACGGGTTCCTGGCACGTTGTACCCATCGGGTTATCGGAAGAATATGCGCAGCAGACTCCTGCATCCTACTATTTCACAGAAAAAAAAGCAGCAGAAACGCGTATACAGCCAAGACAGAAATTTTCGCACAAAGGCACTTTCGGGCATGCCTTGCTGGTAGCGGGAAGTTTCGGAAAAATGGGAGCGGCAGTACTTTCGGGCAAAGCCTGCCTGCGGTCGGGCGCGGGCCTGCTGACCATGCATGTACCAGCCTGCGGATACGAGATCATGCAGATTTCCCTGCCGGAAGCGATGACTACCGTGGACAAGCATGAGAAGATCAACACGCAACTTCCTGAACTTGATGCTTACTCGGCAGTAGGAATCGGGCCTGGCATTGGAAAGGAGCAACCTACTGTTGAATTGGTGGAAAAGTTGCTTGATACGATCGGAGTGCCTCTCCTTATTGACGCGGATGCATTGAATATTCTTTCAGAAAACCGGCAGTTGCTCGATAAGCTGCCTGCAAAAACCATCCTGACACCCCATCCAAAGGAATTTCAGCGGCTTGCGGGGGATAGCAGCAATGAATTTGAGCGCCTGGAAGCGGGCCGGCAGTTTGCGATCAGACATCAGGTGATCATCTGCCTTAAAGGCGCCAATACGGCTGTGATCCTGTCCAATGGAGATGTACATTTCAATTCAACCGGCAATGCAGGCATGGCTACCGGCGGCACGGGTGATGTGCTGAGCGGGATTATTACCAGTCTGCTCGCGCAAAAGTACCCGGCCGAGGACGCTGCCATCCTGGGGGTTTACGAGCATGGCCTGGCTGGCGACCGGGCAGCAGCCCGGCGCGGCCAAAGCGCCTTGATCGCGTCAGACGTTGTGGAGTATCTGGGATGGTAG